Proteins found in one Palaeococcus ferrophilus DSM 13482 genomic segment:
- the cas6 gene encoding CRISPR-associated endoribonuclease Cas6 — MRIEIKFKPEGEGAILPFNYNYDVYSQLMSKISLSSPELAEVIQSNPLDYFTFSRIMVRSRKLLPDRGIQILSDDVCLYVSSFSPDVIKAIAEGFMENPLMLIEDLKLYVSKIKVLKEPKIRDGMLLSTLSPIIVRTIKLENNRMKIWDLYPTDPQYQEKLRKVMLMRYSELMGEMPSEKDFMISVIKHKPVRIKVKDAYYRGSLIVFRYYGSLEIAEFGYANGFGDKTRFGFGMVKVIDEESKPEGQEALQGTTPETPGLFR; from the coding sequence ATGAGGATAGAGATAAAATTCAAGCCCGAAGGGGAAGGGGCAATCCTGCCGTTCAACTATAACTACGACGTGTACAGCCAGTTAATGAGTAAGATAAGCCTTTCATCTCCGGAACTTGCGGAGGTAATCCAGTCCAATCCCCTTGACTACTTCACGTTCTCGCGCATAATGGTGCGCTCAAGGAAGCTCCTGCCCGACAGGGGAATACAGATTCTATCCGACGATGTCTGCCTTTACGTTTCCTCCTTCTCCCCCGATGTCATAAAGGCCATCGCGGAGGGCTTCATGGAGAACCCCCTCATGCTCATCGAGGATCTCAAGCTCTACGTTTCCAAGATAAAGGTTCTCAAGGAGCCAAAGATACGGGACGGGATGCTCCTCTCAACGCTGAGCCCCATAATAGTTCGCACCATAAAGCTTGAGAACAACAGGATGAAGATATGGGACCTCTACCCCACGGATCCCCAGTACCAGGAGAAGCTGAGAAAAGTCATGCTGATGCGCTACTCCGAGCTGATGGGGGAGATGCCCTCAGAAAAGGACTTCATGATAAGCGTCATAAAGCACAAGCCCGTGAGGATAAAGGTAAAGGACGCGTACTACCGCGGCTCTCTCATCGTTTTCAGGTATTACGGCAGCCTTGAGATTGCGGAGTTCGGGTATGCGAACGGCTTCGGCGACAAGACGCGCTTTGGTTTTGGTATGGTCAAAGTAATAGACGAAGAGAGTAAGCCAGAAGGCCAAGAAGCACTTCAAGGAACCACACCCGAAACACCAGGCCTCTTTCGGTGA